A region of Lycium barbarum isolate Lr01 chromosome 3, ASM1917538v2, whole genome shotgun sequence DNA encodes the following proteins:
- the LOC132633778 gene encoding uncharacterized protein LOC132633778, with protein sequence MQRQPPDCILKDAKNTSKLSYSSLLGSINPMSRSRVYQALAEEDIEADAKGNDVDLSLILINVKHITKLLGEQGREEYMVLDLKHKVICFLLERTKLCTNNT encoded by the exons ATGCAGAGGCAACCCCCTGATTGCATACTAAAGGACGCAAAAAACACAAGCAAGCTAAGTTATTCAAGTTTGCTTGGGAGCATTAATCCTATGAGCAGATCTAGAGTTTATCAAGCTTTGGCAGAAGAAGATATTGAAGCT GATGCCAAGGGCAATGATGTTGATCTCAGTCTGATATTGATCAATGTGAAGCATATTACGAAGCTGCTAGGGGAACAAGGAAGAgaagaatatatggtcttggatctcaagcacaaagttatctgctttttgttggaaagaacaaaattatgcactaataatacttga